The following nucleotide sequence is from Microbulbifer pacificus.
TGTAAATTGATAGCTTTCTGTAACCTACTACATAAAAAAATAGGCTACAATAATAGAGAAGGGGTTAATAAATTTGGCAAAACGAAAAACAAAGTTTGTATGTCAGGAATGTGGATATGAATCAGCTAAATGGATGGGAAAATGTCCTGCTTGTCATCAATGGAATACCATGGTGGAGGAAATAGATCCAGCTTCGGTTAAAGGTCGGACAGGCTATGCTACTAGTACGACATCTGCAGGTGCAGGTAAGCCTGAAAAAATCACAGCGATTGAATCGAAGAAAGAACCTAGAATTACTACGAACATGAAAGAGTTCAACAGAGTGCTAGGAGGCGGAATTGTACTAGGTTCTCTTGTTTTAATTGGAGGAGATCCGGGTATTGGTAAGTCAACCTTATTACTCCAAATATCCTCTCAATTAGCAGAAAAAGATATGTCAGTACTTTATGTTTCTGGAGAGGAATCAACTCGTCAAACAAAATTACGTGCAGATCGACTCGATATTGCAACAGATCAGTTGTATGTTTTATCAGAAACAAATTTATATGATATTAGTAAACAGGTAGAAGAATTAAAACCGTCTTTTGTAGTAATCGATTCGATACAAACCATATTTAAAGAAGAAGTAACGAGTGCTCCAGGAAGTGTTTCTCAAGTACGTGAATGTACAATGGAGCTAATGAAAATAGCAAAATCAAATGGAATACCTATTTTTATTGTTGGTCATGTAACAAAAGAAGGTTCCATTGCTGGTCCTCGATTATTAGAACATATGGTAGATGCTGTTCTATATTTTGAAGGCGAGCGTCATCACACATATCGTATATTACGAGGAGTAAAGAACCGTTTTGGTAGTACGAATGAAATGGGAATATTTGAGATGAAAGAAGAGGGATTACGAGAAGTAATGAATCCGTCTGAGAT
It contains:
- the radA gene encoding DNA repair protein RadA; the encoded protein is MAKRKTKFVCQECGYESAKWMGKCPACHQWNTMVEEIDPASVKGRTGYATSTTSAGAGKPEKITAIESKKEPRITTNMKEFNRVLGGGIVLGSLVLIGGDPGIGKSTLLLQISSQLAEKDMSVLYVSGEESTRQTKLRADRLDIATDQLYVLSETNLYDISKQVEELKPSFVVIDSIQTIFKEEVTSAPGSVSQVRECTMELMKIAKSNGIPIFIVGHVTKEGSIAGPRLLEHMVDAVLYFEGERHHTYRILRGVKNRFGSTNEMGIFEMKEEGLREVMNPSEIFLEERSEGAAGSTVVASMEGTRTVLVEIQALISPTSFGNPRRTATGIDHNRVPLLMAVLEKRVGLMLQNQDAYIKVAGGVKLDEPAIDLALAVSIASSFRNQPTNPNDIFVGEVGLTGEIRRVSRIEQRVQEAAKLGFKRVICPKNNLDGWNYP